The window TCTTGCTGAACATATACAAAATACAGGATACTGAGAGTCTAGCTGCAAGAATGTTGCCCACGGACCGTGCGCCCGCACCGTCCGTGGGCAACATTTTTGGAGCTACAGAGAGTCATGACAGCGTAATTACACGAAAATGGAATTTCCAATGTACTACGGGATTGACTACTGTGCCCCGTGTTTACAATAAAAGACTGTTGCTCCGGTATTTTAAGGTGTTAAGGCTTTTCTGGACTTTGAAAATTGTTCCTTAGTTCTGTTCATAGCTGAAATTTCATGTGTCAAGGTGTCATATAATAATTGATGTGCTGCACAGGTATAACAACACTCTCTGCCCAAGTAATGTCGACATATTTCTATATGCGCTGCAATCTAGTGTAGCTAAAGTAGGGCAGTAATTAAAAATGCCGTTCAACCAAAAGACAAAATTGTGTACAgatattttgattgaaaaaatcACTGTAACTCGCCCATCATTCTTTTATTCAGCGACATGGTTTGTTGCCATAGCAACATACTGGATCACGAATCTGGCGCTGCTGTACGTGGACATAACTGGAAAACCTAAGTTCCTCTCAAGGTACAAAGTGCAAAAGGACAAAAATGCACCGGTAAGAATTATTCTAACACACTACCAGGTCACATCATGGAAATATTACCTATCGCTAAATTGCTTTGAGTAGTGAGATGAGATCGTGCTATGACAATTACGTACAGAGTCAGAGGTTGCCATTGAACAAAGTTCATGATTGTCAGATTAATTTGACCACGTGACCATGCAGTGCGACCTAAACCAGAGACCATTGAAATGATTGAAATAGTCAGCTCTGGTGGCTTCCCTCTTCGCGTCAGTATCGAAAAGTATTTCAACCAAATAATTGGATCGTTGTTCTATCATTGACATTGTCCACCAAATTTACCTTCCCTTGTACCGATTAGACTAGCTATTGTCTCACAAATAAcatgtttgaaagttttaatGCCACTGGATTTTACCCTGGAAACTTTTTGATATTAAAAATCTGAATTCGCCTTCTAGCTTGATCCAAAGCTGCTTCCTAAGGTTTTCAGAACGGTATTTATGAACATGATGGTCGTACTACCTGTAGTATTCTATGCAACGTGTCTGATGAGTGTGTGGCGCGGCATGAGCTGTGGCTATGACGTCCCGTCTCTTCCCAGAATCCTCCTCGACCTTGCTGTTGCTGTCGTTTGCGAAGAAATACTGTTTTATTACTCTCACAGGTACGAGACATTTTATGCCACAGTGCAGGAAAGTTAATTTCTCGTATCATCCCGAACTTGAAAAAATGaggcaaacaaagaaaaaccaGACCAAAGAAGAGTGTCTCAACGTGAATTCATATGTGATCGTCGCCCAATGTAATTGTGGGCCACATTTTGCAGAGAAACCACCGTGAATGTATTTAGTCCCTGCCTACATTTGCTCTGGAGATTCAATGGACCACATTGCCCCCAAGTACATGGTTGTTGCATCAAAACCTCTCTAAATCTTACCCTCACGTAAATTTTGCAGATATTATAAATGGaaacagtattgtaaaaaaatttgatttcgtCTACAATCTTATAGTTTGATGAGGTTgatcaaactttgaaagaatTCAGTTCAAGCGGCGTCGGTATATCATAGAATATACGTGTAAAATCATCCGTTGACTTTCCCTACAGCTTTGACTCCTCATAAGTAGATCTGGTGTTAGGCTATTGACAATCTGTTATCAGTTTCGAAATAGAAACAATGTCATACTTTgaattatcatttttttatcTAAGTCTTTTCCGCATACCCAATGGTCTTTCACGGTTTGTGATATGACTTCAAAGGATATTCTCGCCTTAGATGAGagtatttaatttatatttctgatatttgatatttttatgatcACACTGTCACGGTACAGCGATCCATGAGTTTCCTTATTTCGAGTAACTCGAAATAAGGAAACTCGTGGATCGCTCACAAACTGTTGTTCGTTTTATTCTATTTCAGACTAATTCATCATCCATATCTCTACAAATCGATACATAAGAAGCACCATGAGTGGACGGCGCCGATTGGTTTGGTTTCCGTCTATGCTCATCCAATCGAATTCGTTGTATCGAATGCGTTGCCTCTATTCGCAGGTCCGTTCCTTATGAAGTCCCACCTGATGACGTTGTGGATTTGGACTGTGATCGCGCTAAGTGGAACCAGCATTCACCACTCGGGATACCACTTCCCGTTTATGCTTTCACCCGAATTCcacgattttcatcatctgaAGTGAGTAAATCTATAATGCGAAGAATGCACATCAGCAGACAGACATTGACCTAcacgcacacacatatatacttACTAATAAATATGCAATGCACGGTGACAGAGAGGGACAGACACATGCTCAGAGAGAAAGATTTTATCCTGGACGGTGTGAAGGCTTTTTTGCCAAACGTTTTTGATATTATACCACTGAGACAGTCAATCTAGCAGCCAGTCACTCCGAGTGTCTGTCTGCCGACGAAAAGACTCCTGGCTCGTAAAACTAAGTTTATGCTTTGGTTTTAAtggattgaaataaaaataagggCGTTTTCTAACTTTTGCTGTTTTAGTACCACTTGAGAAACCTGATACAAACAATTTAATCGCAAACTGTCACATTTTTGCGAACTACTGTGTATATTGCAAGATTTGTATCCGTAAATGCATCGTATGCAACtttcttaaataaaaaaaaatatatatatacatatatatgtaaatatattgatTCGTCTTTCTTCTCAGGTTCAACTATAACTACGGCCTTCTAGGGTTTCTAGACCGGCTACACGGCACTGACAGTTTGTTTCGTAAAAGCAAAGCATTTAAAAGACACAAGGTGTTGTTTGGATTCACGCCAGTATCTGTCAGCATCCCGGATGAAAATGAGTTCAATCGAAAGAAGGCTCACTAGCTCAATCTCATACGGCAAATACCAGAACTTGGAATGACAGAGCGCCCTCATGAAACCCACGATGTCAAATGGACATCAATGAAACAATGGACGGATACTTGTTTATATGGGTTTATTTTGCTCCGCCAATGCAATGCTTTTAAATAATACC of the Ptychodera flava strain L36383 chromosome 20, AS_Pfla_20210202, whole genome shotgun sequence genome contains:
- the LOC139120712 gene encoding fatty acid hydroxylase domain-containing protein 2-like isoform X2, which codes for MLLRDPTSLLLDWRFVVNTHTNHIWNQQFLITADRMETFLAANLTRPPFLVLSVWSKIYRSFGENDKFMFSFATWFVAIATYWITNLALLYVDITGKPKFLSRYKVQKDKNAPLDPKLLPKVFRTVFMNMMVVLPVVFYATCLMSVWRGMSCGYDVPSLPRILLDLAVAVVCEEILFYYSHRSVPYEVPPDDVVDLDCDRAKWNQHSPLGIPLPVYAFTRIPRFSSSEVQL
- the LOC139120712 gene encoding fatty acid hydroxylase domain-containing protein 2-like isoform X1; this encodes MLLRDPTSLLLDWRFVVNTHTNHIWNQQFLITADRMETFLAANLTRPPFLVLSVWSKIYRSFGENDKFMFSFATWFVAIATYWITNLALLYVDITGKPKFLSRYKVQKDKNAPLDPKLLPKVFRTVFMNMMVVLPVVFYATCLMSVWRGMSCGYDVPSLPRILLDLAVAVVCEEILFYYSHRLIHHPYLYKSIHKKHHEWTAPIGLVSVYAHPIEFVVSNALPLFAGPFLMKSHLMTLWIWTVIALSGTSIHHSGYHFPFMLSPEFHDFHHLKFNYNYGLLGFLDRLHGTDSLFRKSKAFKRHKVLFGFTPVSVSIPDENEFNRKKAH